The Cydia pomonella isolate Wapato2018A chromosome 23, ilCydPomo1, whole genome shotgun sequence region CTAAAACATGTGGCTCAGAACAAATACCTCTTGGGTAATGTAAGTGACGCATGCTCACTTCACATATGTAATacttacatgtatgtaaatggatgaataaagtatttttctttgttacgATACCAGGGGTTCCTCCTCAGATAGTAAAGTAAATGTAATATGCATGTAAcgcatctggagttgcaggcgtccataggctatggtgactgcttaccatcaggcgggccgtatgtttgtttgccaccgtcgtggtataaaaaaaaacaaaatgcagAGAGAAGAAATGTCAGTCTGACCACGCCAACTTTGCaaggcatttgcaatgacaaagtgtgaccaTGCCAAACATTGATctctaatttctatgaaaatattatgttCATATGATGACCATACCCTGGGCTTTTGAGTGCAGGAATGTTTTAAGCTTGTGACAGATggagcgataatataccaagagatatcttatagcaaggcatcATAAGATACCTTGTGATATATAGCTCCgtatattacaatatattttagtaCATTTCGTCTATCTCACAATGCAGTTGCTAGACAGAAagcgatatatatattttggtatagtTGGTGTGTGTGATGCTTAACTATACTATAAGATATCTGTTGGTATCTTaaggtatattaatataatatattatcgcTCCATCTGTTGGGTGTTGGGTTTCggatgaaatttaatttaatatggcCATGGAAGGATGTCGGGAAGTTTTTAACAGCAGGCAGAAGCTAGTATCTTATAATTGAATCATATTGATTGACAGTATATTGGActcttatatgtacatatatactgATGTCAACTAAGTCAATAAGTGCTTGTTCTGTTGATTATGTTGAATTAATTAACGTATGTGTCCCTGAAGATATTGTTTTTGTGTGGAAGTTTTATAGAAACATGATACATTTAGAACAGCATTTTAACTATAccatacatattttgttatagtACTGCTTTAACATCGTTAAAATATTCATTGTTTGAGGTTCATATTGGGGTTAACtaataatgtatatttaattagtgttcgtaaaatatttaagtacttttGTGCTACATTGTTGgaagataatatattttaaatgttatatctgtgtttttgtacaattttaaatgtaacCTTTCTTATGACAATCTGAGCAATTTCAGATTAAAATAATGAAGTAATATTTCTTctagtttaattatgttttatttaaattatcaattaagttttaatttcacAGTACTTTATAGGTACAGTACCTTAAAACTTAAagatacatacattattaactCAATTATATGAAACAAAATCTTACTTAGCATTACATATTGTATGTAGATTATAGAGCCGTTGAATGACTGTGGGTCAAGTGTATCTGATATCGGTTGGATTGGATATAAATCAAGTTGATAAGATAATAAATAGCCAGCTGCAACTTACAAAGGATTTCATCGAACTTTAACCAACTACCTTGGCATAATTACTTTGACACCTTGGTAGAATAATTAGCTTTTTAAAGTTGTTAAGCACGCCCCCCAAGCTAGGTTATTTTCTTCAAGGCAGTCCGGACCACACACGGTTTAACGACGCAAAAACGATGCAATTGCTGTCCTTATAAGGTAAAGAATTCAAGAATGCTGCGTAAACTGCAAATATTACCACTATTTACCTTTAAAGAATTAGAATTTATAGATCGTAACTAAGCCCGGTCCGGCCGGGTTGTAACTTAgaaaataggtattataaaataatgtttacctGAGCAAACTGCTCGCGGATTTCAGCCCTTTCCTCATCAGTCAATTTAGTATTGTCTGCCATTGTCACTAATGAATAATCCACAAAAACTACGGTCACAACATCTACCACAATCCTGCGAAATCTTTCAGAGGTGCGAAAAGAATAAACCCGCGCTTGTTTCACTTACACACTAAatacgtataaaaatatatactataaaataatcaCAGCACTAAAACTTTTCTGATATATAGCGTTTTTGCAAATCAAATACGCACGCCACTGGCAGCGCAATCACAAACATTCAATGCGAAAACGAACGGCAAAACTCGCTCGACCAGCCAGCCGCAGCGCAGCGCACCCCTAAAGTGTTGCCGTGTTCAAGTTCATTTcactgatttttttattaaattatttagtttatctTTATACATGTAATATCATTAAcagttatttatataagaagtaaatatgtatttattatataatccATCTTCGAGAAATATAAAGACATTAATTTTATATGGCAACATTGTCCTTCACAGTGTCATCTAGTGAtgcagaaaaaatattatatttgtaacttAGCTCCCAGACCAAATCATTCCGCTACTCGACACTAGATGGCGTATAGCTACTAAAGAAAAATCCAGAATGGTGAGGGCTTGCCATTTGAATGTAGAATGTTCTCCATCATTCTATCAGGGACTCTTAAACATAGGGTCGCTAACTACACTACGTTAGAAAAACGAATGCAGTTTAAAATTTTAGcaaattattacattttgaaAAGCGCGTTCTTGATACGAagtgttttttataaattattaagttaCGAATAATGTCAACTTGGTatgtgtcaatatttttttttcataatatttatgctaaaattaagtacttatttgcAAAGAAGTGATTTATAATATGATGACTCACTTCTTTCCAAATATGCTTCCTGAACTTAGCCAGTCACATCATAGGTCAGATTCAGTCAGCTTGATTGATGAACGTGGTGATTGGCACATAGCggaaaaacctaaaaatcaaagCCAGGGCTTTTAGGTTTTAGGTCCAGCACATCGTTTTATAAAGAATGAGCACATTATGagcatataaatatataggaaagaTATGAAAAGGAAAAGTGGATAGGTGTAAAcatttttgagtataaaatgtctttttacttttaaatgtcaggatttacaattatttatttcatttacaaCTCACCGATTCTTTTTTTTAGATACGTCCTGTATGTTCCGAATGTTCCGATACCtatttgtatctttttatttgCAAACATTAAACTAAAGTTCTTTATTGCTTTGGCTTTGTTAATACAATAATGAAGCTAGCGACCCTTAACCTGAGCGCCCCTGCCATCGCGAAAATTCTATTCGTTTCGAGAGGGCGCCACTGCACATAAAAGCGCGCGGCGCGGATTATAAGAACGTCATTCAAATTCAAACAACGGTTGAGTTCGAAGCGATTCCAAACAAGTGCAATCTGCGCCTTCATTTCATTCTTCTGCATTAATTGCTATTGAAAGCACACGATTTATTTCAAGAAGAAGCGTTTATCTGAATTAAGAAAAATGTCTCTGCTTCCTTTCCTGTTTGATTACGAGCTAGAGCGTCCCCGCCGGTTGATGGACCAGCATTTCGGCTTGGCGTTGACTCCCGACGACATCCTAAGCGCTACCGTTGGACCCTTGATGAGCCGAGAGTACTACCGCCCGTGGCGTCAGCTAGCTACCGCTGCTCGCGATCTCGGCTCGAGCATCAAGGCCGACAAGGACAAGTTTCAGATCAACTTGGACGTGCAACATTTCTCGCCGGAGGAGATTTCTGTGAAGACTTCGGACGGTTACATAGTGATTGAAGGGAAGCACGAAGAGAAGAAAGATCAGCATGGTTACATCTCGCGACAGTTTAAGCGTCGCTACGCGTTGCCTGAAGGCTGTACGCCTGAGACTGTTGAATCTCGTCTTTCGTCCGATGGTGTGCTATCCGTGACTGCCCCGAGAGTCGTGCCTCCCGAGATCCAGGGTGAACGCAAGGTACCGATCGCACAAACCGGCCCCGTTCGCAAGGAACTGAAGGAGAACGCTAATGGAGATAATACTAGCAAGTAACTTAGTTCCATTAATTTGGTGATTCGTATCTCATTCCTATATGTAGGAAAGACTGATTGTTTAAGTTCTAATAAATAAGATTTGTTAATTTATGAATTGTTTTACTCTTCTCATCTGAACAGCAACCGTTACTTTACCAATGTCCCGACAAGAATTTTTGTAATGAATATGCTTGTGCCGTACACGGGTAAGAAACCcgccttaacccttttccaggccgcactaaTCTACAAGGTATTCCCAAAAAAATCAAGgtattccaataaatccagctttgatgattaatttgaagacaagtcacattttccgaaagtgcaatctaatttgaaccttaaatcggatagctgaggttgaaattctattagcgcgtatgtggtcgataaatcgtactatgcctggaaaagggttaacataTTGTATGTATTTCTTTCCTATCCAAAATCAGAGTTCCCTGTCCCGTAAAAATTGGATTATCATGTACCAACCTTATTAATTTCAGGTGGACTAACCCATCttgatatgtaggtacatacttgTAGTCCAATTTCCCAGCTACTTTTAGGCTTTCCCAGTTACAGACCCGCCAGactttattttctcatgaataaagtgtatgggataatatagtgtagTAAGGTATGTTAGGGTAAGAACGGATTGGGCAAGATCggttaatagggttgtttccaattttttgaaacgcttatattacgttctatataaactaaaagttgccctaaaattcaacttttatactaaaaacggctttaaatatgttaaattaacaaaatatattttgacagatgctttggcgcccaaaacgctctttgaaaattgtgtgacgtcacagtttacggtttgacacataactacatacacacgtagaagatacgaactgacaactgacatttgtcatttgttgtttatcgcctaactgtcaacagtgtcaatccgagtgttgtgacgtcatcagaatcttcaatgacgtttcgagtttggtcacgtgacgtgtactaaaagatatttttttttttaattagaacacaaaccgtcacatatacaaatgaatttgaagtacaatgtagagtacttaacatacttaagaatcatagacctggaggttcattattaagtacataatgttaacatacatacttaacagcataaagaaaatgaaatcatgagccatacttaaaatctatttaggtactagtcttcagaggagaaaaaaaaaatacaataagtagtaatacagtaagcaggtttgacattactgtctgtttcattaattatcggatatgttgtatttttttttttactaatatctggtaggtattaggacaaccggaaagttaatatttacaaaaatatggtcattacaggtcccctaaaagtagtttaacatgttcttataatccaaaagaatttattgggatacaattctgccctaagatttgtagatggaaacaaccctattcaatTTTCTACTAAACTTGAAGGAATTTTCGATTGCTGGCAACACACCTGCCTACGCCGTCTTGTTGGTTGCGCCCCACAAATCGAAACAGTGTTTTTTGACGAGTGGTCAGGAAATCCGATCTTTCTCGTGGCTATGTATTTCAACAACCAAGTAAGTTTGACCTGTTTTTGTGTGTATGATTGTATTAATACTAGTTCTATGTAATTTAGAACTACGAATAACGGCTAGATTAGGCTGTACGAATTTATCCGATCTTTGTCTTGCGGGTCAAGATCGTACTAAATTCCACCGGTGTTGACCCGTTTGACCCGAACTGTATGGAAAAAAACAGCGGTTCTCAAATAGTAAATTTAATGCCGCAAgccagttttaaaaaatatagattGAATAAATGTGTGTGTCTGTCGGTGTATGTATGTGCATGCATCCGTACCTCTGCGCGTGGATATGTGTGTGTCATGACACTACTCACAGTTCTCCTTTTATCACAATcaattttttgtagtttttcgAGAGCATATTTAAAGCGTTTGGACCTTCTTTATCAATTTATTGTGTGCAATGTACATCATTCATTATTCATTAGGTACGCTACTGGTTACATAAGTTGAGCACATACATTTGTTTATAATACTTACTACGTAATTTGGTCTCAATAATTGAATACTTTTCCCGTTCAATTGAAATAAGTATACATTtcatggttttcatttaatttcccATGTTTGTTAGAGAGTTTTATGCTGCTGCACAAGAGTATGGCATTCCGACAttcaatatttctaataaaagtttgaaaatcgtggatatagttttattttggttttgtgTAAGATCGGACGTGGTGACCctttttaaaaatgttactCGCTGGTTTTTCAATTATTCTAATAAATTCAGAGCTTGTAGATTTGACAGTAAAATaacggatatttatttttatgaaccATAGGCGTAACTGCACAGAGTTCATTTTTTAACCCTTTATctggctgacagttcaaaaataaaaatcgaatatcagtgttactcatcgaaaatagaacacaagttTGAAGTGCcgtatgtgggaaatatatctcccttagcctggtaaagggttaacatAGCCCGTTCTTATCAGGTTGCATATATGAcggaattaaaaatatgtcttgaaaatatatttcatacttatttattaacacaCGATAACAATCCAAGGAATCGTTAGaaaagtcaataaaaaaaaaataaaccccGGGGCCTTACCAAAGTGTCGAAAATTTGTCCGATgttatcccaacataccttatGTCATAAGGTAAACTGAAACCTcaacggacggacaacaaagtgatcctataagggttccgtttttccatttggggtacggaaccctactctaaTAATGGCTTCCCTGAAATTTATGTTTCGCCAATGTCAAAAGTTGGCTCGTGTTGGTTAAGTGATAACGGGACTTTACAAATAGGTAGGCACTTTGTTTTATAttgctttatatttaaaaaagcctttatcctggaaatcatcccttaagggTGTGAAAAGGAGGGAGGAACTTACTAAGGAATATGGGATATGGAAGTGGTTATTTTATACAGATACTTACACACGAAGTTGCGGGCCAtcatatgtatacctacatatacttatattatgtaataagtaCATTAACTAGGTACACTTAAAAGGCTGGCCTAATCTACGAATGGTacatttaatgtatattttactgCTTTTAAGTCATGTCACGGTAAAATGTTATTCAAggcaaaacaaaaaacatccGGTCAGTGCATTTCATTGCAAAGCACCTCGCTATTAATGTTGTATGTTGTACTTTATTGAAAATAAGGGTTGGAAAAATAACTAATGTTAATATAACATGTAAGCACTAACTGCTTCAAATAATGCGTATATGATTAAGTCTAAACTAGATTATAAGAATTCCAATATACAAAAACAagtataataacaaaactttactacttaaataaataaaaaaatatgtttattaagataaagaaaaaataatggtatatacttaaattaagtatagactaaataaataaataaaacatacaccCACTTATCTTAGGTCTTCCAGATCAGTCCCTTGCGGAAGGCATAAGGCTGGCCACATTCCCACGCTGAATAGCATTGCCTATTCTTTGGCCTAGGAATGAGCCAGCTCTAGGGTCACCCGTAGTCTCAATCAGCCTTTTTTAGGCCCTGAATAAGTTTATTGGCGTTACGACTCCAGGGCCCGGGGTCTTTACCGcgaacgccgcaaatatgtggtTGTTTGTAAGACCAGGATATTTGCGTCGCTTTAGGGTTTCGGCTGCTGGCGCTGGGCTGGTCCGCCGGCTCGCATAGATGTGGTGGCTAGATGGGACGGCGCTGGTATCTACAATGTGTAGCATCCCGTGGCTAAAGGCTAAActtatttagttaaaataatttgcaAACTAAGAGATTGTATCTGGATTCTGATTGTAcctttaacatttaaataaagtgTACGCCCGAAAAGGATCAAACTgtactcatcaaaaaatgtacctagtcatattcttgtacctacacagcTTACATACTAAtttttctgatttctgattgaAATGACATAAATGGGACGGCATTCAAACATTTCAGTTCTCGGGAAAGTGATGGTAAAATTTGTTAATATGGTCAATTGGTAAGTTCAGTGATTCAAATTCAAGTCGACCTTGCACAGACTACTGGGCGATGTTATTTTTAGGTGTCTCAGGTGTTTCATAAGAATCATAAGAGTTCAGAACATTgcagtgtacatttattcgatagcgtagaaacagcgcgccaagcggcaCGTTTTGGAAAAACAAATTCGCATacaaaatttaaacttaacgcaaacgcgtacgtcccgtcacgctatcgaataaatttacactaggggtacagtaaaATTGTAGGTATGATATTGATAGAAGTGGCGATTATTCTTTGGTTGCTTATTTTTTCGTTAGATTTCGATAAAATCTGGTAAAAAAATCTATCAATAGACAGAGTATATCCTCCACCATGCCCCAAAAATTCTTCCACCGAGTTACGAAAATGTATAGTACTTTTCGTGTCCAcactttacttaattttttgttCCAAATTGGATTTGTTGCGCGCAGAATATGGAGCTCTTCAAATCAGCCAAATTTTGAACAATTCTAacgaaaacaaattaaaaatcagCCATGTTAAAGTATAGTCTACCGACAAATTTGTTTGACTGACTATATATAGATAGAAACAATAAGACTCGGCTTATACAGCTGCTAGTCACGGTTAGTCACTTAAGAAAATGTCAATTTTCCAGTATCATTAACACAGAATCGTAAGAAGGcaagtaattaaattataatttagtttgCAACAAGGTACAGTCAAATGTGGGCGTGTTTTGctaaaaataatcaaagtaaataaaaaaatattatttacatattgttTAGTACAAAAACAGCTGTTACATTATTGTAcctgtttgtatttattaatgaacgcaataaaaataattggaatATTAATGAAGATATTGAAAACAAATGTTTTGGAGGGAATTAACAATAATGAAATTAGGAGTTCTCAACATTTATACAAACAGGTGAGTTTCAggcttaatatatttttgtatctcTTATATTACGAAAGTGGGTCATGCATTTATTATCTGAGAAACAGCCCCAAAAGTAAGTAGTTCCTAATATATTGGATGTTGGATCGTACATAGCTATTTCTCGTTCACACAGTGGAGCGGCCTTACAGAACAGACATACGAGTAGacacagtgttggccgaacgttaattagaattaaccattttatatgTACAAATAGATATATTATCATAACAATTAATAATGAAAACTAAAACTATAAcgaaaatatgactaaattaaatttaaaataaaactaaaataaatctaaaatggcccctgcggcatagtaccgaagacgatagcagcatttcctcgctggatcgttagactgatgcgttgagcgaggagcGAAGAAGCTGCTCTTTGATCTTCGttcgttacggtttacggttcaatttgtaacggttatagttttcaatatggtcaattctaattaacgttcggccaacactgcataGACCAACATCAGTgttaagctggccatacacactggTATGCcttgcctgcgcagttttatcaactgcacaggtaaagtaAAACAGAACGTGTGTCGCATTCGTctgtgcagtttcctatacagtttcacctgtgcagttgaactgcgcaggcatactctagtagtgtgtatggccagctttaccGCGTTATTGTCCCGTTTTATATAATTACCCGATTTTGCCATGTTAATGTAACCGTTACATTAACATGGCTCTATGGGCACATCAACTTACATCTCATCTTAAGATACCTTGCGATATATAGCtcggtatattattatttattatatatattatcgctccgtctgtaaCGGGCTTAAACcgtaagggggcgtccataaattacgtgaggcttttttgagaattttttgacccccccaccccccctgGTGAGATTTCGTCATGTTTTTcttaagccccccccccccctcctaatctcacgtgagatttttttaatttgtgtacaGGCTGTAATCGCGatggattataaaaaaataagcaaaactttaattcatattattatttttattcaagacTAGCAAAGACTAGTAATTGAGATTTCAGAGTATTGCGGTAGTTGAAAATCGatgcgataaaattaaataattataataataaaatactaataaataataataattataaaaaaaataatgaattgataataataataaataaaggtgCATTAATACGTTTAATCTGTATTTTTAgcatatctaaattaaaaatttcactttcaggcctacatttcttttttttttgtaacaatttcTGGAGATGaactttataaaaaacttaCACATCTATTGAAAGTGCTTGAGTTTATTTTTCTGCACCGCGATCTTGAAATGTTTTGCACAtagaatcaaatttataatataaatttatgaagATATTAAACCTACTTTAAAGAGGAACGCCAGAGTATTTCGGGCCTTTCTTTCCTCTGCTTCTCTAAGAAGCTGATTAACCTCATGTTGAACAAGTTTAACCAAATCCTCTTCATCGGGAACTTTTGTTTTGCTGTATTCCATAATTTTACCATTTCTTCTTGACAGCATATTTTTGTCTTGTAGACGTCTCTTTTAACGTAAGCATTATAATATTCTCGGAAGTTCATTCTGAATCATTAAAAACGTCTCTAGAATGGTTATTAAGTGAAATATTTACTCGGGTAAAGGAAGCAGGTCAAAACTTGTACGAGCATCGCTATTACTCGGCTCTTTACGCTGCGTCGTTTGTCACACGTGTCGATACGGCTGGTCGATAACTGTTAAACAATCGAAGGGCTACTGTGCTGCTCTGCGGGGTCCCGGCAGATACGGCAAAcactattttgtgaaatttgctatttttttctaaaaaaattttttattccGATTCAACTTTACTTCCACGCAAATTTACACTTTTttccactaagaaaaaaattacgtgatattTGCTAAAAACGCCCCTCCCCCCCGAGTGAGATTTGGTAAGATTAAGCTTAACCCCCTCACCCCCTTGAAcgcctcacgtaatttatggacgccccctaaaaTGAGTTTAAGAAATATATCTTGTTTTTCATGTCTTTCTTCTGCAAAATGATGATTGTTATGATTGATAACTTAATAATAGGTAAGTATtgatgattacttgattacggTAGACGATTTTCTTTCTTGAATATTAAGAGAATTAATTGTTGTCGTGTTTAAGTCATTATGGAAGTGATAATGTGATCATTATAATAGTGACGTCCTTTTTCATGGTTATTACGATTGTTTCTGTAAATGTcttgatttaaataaaaacaatgcaatatacatatatgaatataaTGAAGGATAACATTGTAGAAAATGTAAAGGGGTTCAATGACTGAAAAACTGTAGGTatagtttaaattaaatcatcaTTTTACTCGTACACCCTACATATTTtggaaaagaaacaaaaaaaaaatatatttcataaataagattttggcaaacataacatttttggtacaagcttttatcgctgactgtaccaacttTTCTGATCAAAGGCAACTAATACTaaccgagacaattctaaaattaGTTCCAtgttataatattgcattgttatccgatttacatatttaatgtatgcaaaatttcagctcaatcgaaaatcgggatgtgggtcaaatttagctcaAATAAGTCAAACTATACTTGCTAGGTTATTTTTTAGGATGCTTATTTACTAGCGAGTTGAAAGCGAGACGAGCGCGCAGCGATTTCGCTCCCATCCCATCTCAGTATGTCAGTACGAAGCGTACTtactgtactattttttttaaccagtgTGTAACCGCCATacgagaaataaataaataaatagtacgcAGCGAAATAGTTGCGCGCTCGCGGCGAACTCACTGGAGAGGCGAGCATCGCTTTCAACTTGCTCGGCAATCGATGGTGTGATAGGCCCCCAGAACGTGGTTACACCTAGTGGCTGAGTCATTTGATTATCCGAATTAAGTAAGGATTATCAAGTGCTTAAAGAAGACCGTTTTAGGTGCTGGCAACCCTCGCATCAAGCCTTCTCTGCCTGTCTGCGGGCCTGACCAATGGCATCAGTGCTGTTCTCCTGCCGATGCTGATGCAAGATACCTCCCTCTCGTGGGACTCAGGATTTGGATCTTGGTTAGGTTAGTTGCCAGTGCCGTCAGAGGTTCCTCAAAAGACAAATCAGGTTCCCAGGAATTTCAAGGTTTGTTAAACTAAACTATTCATGATTTTAGCAGCTACCGCTGACTACAGGTCTCCCTGGTGGAAGGATGGAGATAGTGATTGGTCGTGGCCTTTATTCAATGGTTTCCTGCAATTTTGAAAAGAGTCTTCTGATTGTGTCCTCTGTTTCATGGTTGCCACGGTAAGACATTAGTAGGTTCAAGTATACCAAGTGCTAAGAACCCTCGCCTGGAGCCACTTATACCTGTCTGCGGGCCTGACCAATGGCATCAGTACTGTGCTGCTGCTGAAGCTGTTGTACGATTCGTCTCTCTCGTGGGGCTCAGGATTTGGATCTTAGTTTTCAAGGTTCGCCACAATTTACACAATAGGATATGTAGGGATATCAGATTCCGACtctatcatcatatcagctaaAATACTGCTGGATGCATGCCTCCCCCATGGATCTCCATAGCGACTATTCCTGGCCTTCCAATGGCTTCCTGCGATCTTGACAAGAGCCTTCTATGATTGCGTCCTCCGGTTCTAATTCGGAAAAATATACTAGATGTACCACTGATGATACCACTCTAAAGAAGCAAAAAGTAGAAACTGCCTTTTTGTATTTctttaaacatttaattattgtttgttattcaAAAGAAAGCgttaatgcaaaaataaaaaggaCATGCTGTCGTAGGCCATTTATTAGCAGCTGTTTTTTTCCAAACGCCTTCCgatatccgatatcggatcggaaaatgttaaaatgatcgaatttaaactgtcgtgagactaGCATTAAACCGTAAAATAAGTTTAATGTGAAAATGCATTAAGAGTGTCaagattttttctttaaattcttAAGTACCTTTCATTCAATTGATACTGTTTTCAGCGGCCATAGCTCCAATTTCATCGATCCTGGGCTGCGTGTGCGTCGGGACGCTGCTGGATGGCTTTGGAAGGAGGAATGTCCATATCATCCTGGCTTTCCCCTTTATTGCAGGGTGGCTGGCTATGGCGTTTGCTAAGGACTTCCCTACAATGATGGTTGGGAGGTT contains the following coding sequences:
- the LOC133530581 gene encoding protein lethal(2)essential for life-like, translating into MSLLPFLFDYELERPRRLMDQHFGLALTPDDILSATVGPLMSREYYRPWRQLATAARDLGSSIKADKDKFQINLDVQHFSPEEISVKTSDGYIVIEGKHEEKKDQHGYISRQFKRRYALPEGCTPETVESRLSSDGVLSVTAPRVVPPEIQGERKVPIAQTGPVRKELKENANGDNTSK